CTGCCCGCCACCACCACGGTGCCGGCGGCCACGGCCAGCTGGCTCGACCACGTGAGCGCCGCCGGGGGGACGGTGCTGCGGCTGGGCTCGAGCGTGGACGTGCCCGGAGCCGTCGACGTCGTCGCCGAGGACCTGGCCCAGGCCCTGCTGGCCGCCGTCGCCCCCGATCTCGCCCTGGCCCCCGACAGCCCGGACCTCGGCTTCGTCCACCGCCACCTGCCCGACGCCGACGTCTACCTGCTGGCCAACACCGGGCCCGCCGACCGGACCGCCGAGGTCACGCCACGCGCGGAGCGGTCCTGGTGGGCGGTCTGGGACGCCCGCACCGGCGACGTCCGGCGGACGGGGCCGGCCGCGGAGCCGCTCGTGCTCACCCTGGAGCCCTACGAGGCGGTGGTGCTGGTGCTGACCGACGACGAGCCCGCCGCTCCGACCGTCCCGGCGCCGCCCGGCGGTGCCGCACGGGTCCAGCCGCTCGCCGACGGCTGGCGGGTGGCCTTCGACGCCGGGCCCGACGAGCCGGTGGCGCTGCCGCACCTCTGGGAGGAGCAGCCGGGACGGCGCCACCACGCGGGGGCGGCCGTCTACCGGACCGCCTTCGAGCTGGACGGCCTGGGCCCGGGTGCGGTCGTCGTGCTGGACCTGGGCAGCGCCGAGGTGCGGGACGACGACGCCCAGCCCGTGCACGTCGGGATGGTCGGGCCCTCCTACCGGGCGGCGGCGCGGCCCCCGGTGGGCGAGGTCGCCACGGTCCGCGTCAACGGCGTCGACTGCGGCCTGGTGTGGGCTCCGCCCTACCGGGTGGACGTCACGGCCGCCGTCCGGGCCGGGCAGAACCGGCTGGAGGTGGAGGTCGCGAACACGGCGGCCGGGGCGCTGGCCGCCGACGAGCACATCGGCCCGCTGGCCGCGGCGAGCGAGGAGCGCCACGGGCGCCGGTTCCGGATGCAGCAGCTGGACCGAGCCCTGGACACCGTCCGGTCGGGTCTGCTCGCCGTCCCGGTGCTGCGGATCCGCGAGCCCTAGCTGGACGAGCCGTGGACGAAGTCAGACTAGACGACCAGTTCCTCCACGGCTTGTCGGCCGGCCAGCGAGGCCGCCCGCGCCCGGAGACCGTCGAGGTCGCCGCTGGTGAGGGTGTCGCCGAACAGCGCCGCGCTGACGCCGACGGCGACCGCACCGAGGCGCAGGTACTCGGCCGCCGCCTCCAGCGTGACGCCGCCCGTCGGCATCAGCGCCACGTCGGGCAACGGGCCCCGCAGCTCGCGGAGGTAGTCCAGGCCGCCCAGCGGTCCGATGGGGGACACCTTGACGGCGGGCACCCCCGTCTCCCAGGCCGAGACGATCTCGGTGGGGGTCAGCGCGCCCGGCACGTAGCTGAGGCCGAGCGCGACGGCGGCCTCCACCAGCCGCGGCAGGAAGACCTGGCTCACCGCGAAGTGGGCGCCCGCGTCGGCCGCGCGCCGCAGGTCGTCCGGCGTCCGGACGGTGCCCACGCCCAGCACGGCGTCGGGCAGCGCCTCCCCCGCCGCCGTCAGCGCGTCGAGCGCCCCCTCGGTGGTCAGGGTGTACTCGAAGACGCCGAGGCCGGCCTCGTGCAGCGTCCGGGAGGAGGCGACGAAGTGCCGGGCGTCGGGGGCCCGCATCACGGCGACCACCGCCCCGGGCGGGAGCGCGGAGCGGCGGCGGTCCGGCGTGGTCGAACTGGTCATGCGATCCCCTCGTGGGCGTCCGTGTCGGCGAGAAAGCGCTTCCTCACCGCTGGTCCGGGGAGCCTACCGCCGACGTCGCGGCCCCGGCAACGAGGCCGGCGCGGTCAGAGGGCGTCGCCGAGGAACCGCCAGGCCTCGTCCTGCATCGGCCCGTCGAAGACGTGCCCACCCGGCCGGAGGCGGCCGCGGTACCGGTCCCCGCCGGCGTGCAGCTCCTGCAGCCGGGCGTGGGCGGCCCGCATCCCCGCGGGCGGGAAGAGCGGGTCGGACTCCTGGTACTGGACCAGGAACCGGGCCCGGCCCAGGGCGGTGAGGTCGGGCCAGTCGCGCCAGGCGGCCAGCCGGGGCACGTGCAGCAGCCACGAGTGGCTGTCCAGGTGGGCGGGCACGAGGGAGGCGGACGTCGCCATCATGCAGCTGACGACGGCGGCCCGCAGCCGGTGGTCCAGCGCGGCGAGCAGCAGGCCGCGCCCGCCGCCCCCGGAGAACCCGAACGCGCCGAGCCGGTCCGCGTCCGTGCCCGGGTCGGCGGCCAGCACCTCGAGGGCGACCAGGTCGTCGGCCACCACCAGGCCGGCGAAGGTCTGGCCGAGCACGCCGGCCGCCTTGGCGAGGGTGTCCTCGTGCAGGTTCGCGAGGACGTCGAAGCGCTCGTCCGGGTCGAGCGCGACCCCCAGCTCGCGCCAGCGGGCCTCGTGGGCCTCGAACTGGGCCGCCAGCCGCGGCGTCGGCCGGCTGAGGTCGAAACGGCGGCTGCCCCAGGAGAACGCGTCGTGCACGAGCACCGCCACGCCCCGCCGGGCGAGGTCGTTGGCGGGCGCCCGGCCGTCGTACCAGTCCTGCCGCAGCCGGACCGCCCGTGGAGCCGTGCCCGGTCCGGAGTCGACCAGCTGCTCGCCGCCCACCGAGCGGACGCCGCCGTGGCAGTGCAGGCCGAGCACGCCGGGCAGCGGTCCGTCGACGCCCGCCGGGCGGAGCAACCAGCCGGTCGTGTCCGGTCCGAAGCCCACCGACCAGCGCAGCCGCCGCACGGCGACGCCGTCCACCGTGCTGCTGCCCTCGTCGTGCACCCGCGGGGCGGGGGACCGGGCCGGCAGCCCCAGGATCTGGCCGAGCGCGGTGCTCTCCGCGTCGGCCCCGACGAAGGGCGCGGCCGCCCGCGCTGCCGCCGGCCAGTCGGGGTAGCCGGCCAGGGCGTCCGGCGACGGCGGCGTCAGGAGGCGGCCTCGGCGCCGACCGTGCGGGCCGGCGCCGGGCCGGTGCTGCCGCGCACCTCCAGCCGCGGCCGGAACAGGATGGTGTGGCCGGGGGCGCGGGAGCCCAGCAGCTCGGCCATCCGGTGCCAGGCCTGCTCGCCCAGCTCGGTCACCGGGACCGAGGCCGTGGTGAGCGGCGGGGTCAGGTAGCGGGCGAAGGGGATGTCGTCGAAGCCGGTGACCGACACGTCGTCGGGCACCCGGACCCCGCGCTCGCCGAGAGCGCTCATCAACCCCATCGCGACCAGGTCGTTGAAGGCCAGCACGCCCGTGGCGCCGGAGGCGAGGACGCCGTCGGCCGCATCGTGCCCCTCGGCGAAGTTGACCCCGCAGGGCTCGACCCGGACCGCGACGTCGGGGTGCTCGGCCGAGAAGGCGCGGAGCGCGGCCAGCCGCTGGAGGTTCGACGAGCTCTGGGGGGCCCCGGCGAGGTAGAGCAGGGTGCGGTGCCCCTCGGCCCGCAGCAGGTGGAGCAGCTCGGTCAGCCCGCTGCGGTAGTCCGCGGTCACGGCCGGGGTGCCGGTGGAGCGCGCCTCGCGGTTGACCAGCACCACCGGCTGCAGCTGGGTCAGCAACCGCTCCAGGTCGTCCTCGGGCATCCGCGGGGCGCAGAGGACGATGCCGTCGCACCGCCGCCGCGTCTCGACCGCCAGGATGCGCTCCTCCTCGACCGACTCCACGGAGTCGGCGACCAGCACGTGGTAGCCGTCCCGGGCCGCAGCCCGGCTGAGGCCGCGCAGCACGCCGTGGAACGTCGGGTTCTCCAGGTCGGGCACGACGACCGCGACGGTGTTGGTGCGGCCCAGCACGAGGCTGCGGGCCAGCGGGCTGGCGGTGTAGTCGAGCGCGTCGGCGGCCGCGCGCACCTTGGCGGCCAGCGCCTCGTCCACCCGGGCGTTGCCGTTCAGGACGCGCGACACCGTGGAGAGCGAGACGCCGGCGCGGGCCGCCACGTCGGCGATGGTGCGCGAGCGCTCGTGCGGTCGACCGGTCACCCGGGGTCTCCCTCCTTCGGCTCGTCATCCCTGCTGACCACCCGACCGCTCTCCCGTCCGGTAGCCGCTCCGCATCCTATCGTGTAGCGTGAAAACGCTTTCTCACGCCTGGCGACGAGGCCGGGTCCGAGCACAGACAGGGGCCAGCCCATGGACCACCGCGACCTCACGCCCACCCCGCCCAGCCGCGTGCTGGTCACCGGAGGGGCGGGCCGGCTGGGCCGGACCGTCGTCGCCGGCCTGCGGGAGCGGGGCCACACCGTGGTCTCGGTCGACCGGGAACCGGGCGACGACCCCGGGAGCCTGGTTGCCGACCTCACCGACGCCGCCGCGACCGAGGCCGTGCTGGCCGACGTCCGGCCCGAGGCCGTGGTCCACCTGGCGGCCATCGCCGTGCCGTTCAGCGCCCCGGAGCCGGTGATCCTGCAGACCAACACGATGCTGGCGTGGACCGTGCTGTCGGCGGCGGTCGCCGCGGGTGTGCCGAAGGTCGTCGTGGCCAGCAGCCCGACGGTCCACGGCTACGGCGCGCCCACCGGCTGGGTGCCGGCGTCGCTGCCGCTGGACGAGGAGTCCCCGGCCCGGCCCTGGAACGCCTACAGCCTCTCCAAGCTGACCGCCGAGCACGTCATGCGCACCCTCGTCGCCCAGGTGGGGGACCGGGTGCGGTTCGCCGCCTTCCGGCCCTGCTTCGTCATCGCGCCGGAGGAGTGGCACGGGGCGCTGACCCAGCAGGGCCACACGGTCGCGGAGCGGCTGGCCAACCCCGCCCTGTCCGCGCCGGCCCTGTTCAACTACCTCGACGCCCGGGACGCGGCGTCCTTCGTCGACGCGCTGCTGGCCGGCCTGCCCGACATCCCCAACGGCGAGACCTTCCTCGTGGGCGCCGACGACGCGCTGGCCACGGCGCCGCTGGCCGAGCTGCTGCCCCGGTTCCACCCCGGCACAGCCGCTGCCGCGCAGGCGCTCACCGGCACCGCCCCGGCGTTCGCCAACGGCAAGGCGCGGCGGCTGCTGGGCTGGCGGCCGCAGCACAGCTGGCGGACCGCCCTGGTCGACGCGCCGCGCGCCGCGGCCGGGGCGGTGCGGTGACGACGGGCACCGACGGTCCCCGCCTGGTCGAGCTGCGGACCCGGCGGCACGTCGCCCGGCTCCGGCGACCGTGGGGGCCGGACGTCGGCGTCAACCACGTCCTCGAGGTGACGGTCGTCGACAGCACGGGCGCGACGGGGACCGGCTTCAGCTGGACCCCGAGCATCGGCGCCGAGGCCGTGCACGCCCTGCTGGAGCACGACATCAGCGCCGCCGTGGTCGGCGGGCCGGTCGACCCGGAGGTCGTCTGGCCGGCCCTGTGGTCGCGGCTGCACGAGGCCGGCTCGGGCGGGCTGACCACCATCGCGATGGCCGGCCTCGACCTCGCCCTGTGGGACCTCGCCGGCCGCCGGTCGGGGCGCTCCCTCGTCGACCTGCTGGGCGCGCGGCGCGCGGGCGTCGCGGTCTACGGCAGCGGGGTCAACCTGCACTACCCGCTCGAGGAGCTGGTGGCCCAGGCGCGGCGCTGGGTGGAGGCCGGGTTCGCCAGCGTCAAGATCAAGGTCGGGGGCCCCGACCTCGCCGTCGACCACGAGCGGGTGGCGGCCGTGCGGGCGGTGATCGGTCCCGAGCGGGGGCTGATGCTCGACGCCAACCAGCGCTGGGACCTGGCGACGGCGACGGCGGCGATGGCCGTCCTCGAGGAGCACGCCCCGGCCTGGATCGAGGAGCCGCTGCGCGCGGACGACCTCGCCGGCCACGCCGAGCTGCGCCGCCGGATCGCCACCCCCGTCGCGATGGGGGAGAACCTGCACACCGTGTACCGCTTCCGCGACGCCCTCGACCTCGGCGCCTGCGACATCGTCCAGCCCAACGTCGTCCGGGTGGGCGGCATCACCCCGTTCCGCAGCATCGCGGCGCTGGCCGACGAGCGCGGTGTCGCGCTGCACCCCCACCTGCTGCCCGAGATCTCCGGCCAGCTGGCCCTCACGCTGACCCGGCCCTGCCTGGTGGAGGAGGTCGAGGACGCCTCGCTGACCGCCCTCGGGCTGCTGGCCGACCCGCCGCCGGTGGTGGTGCAGGACGGCGAGCTGCGCGTGACCGGGAGCCCCGGACTGGGCCTCGACTTCTCCGGCGCCCTCGTCGGCGCGTCGGGACGTCCGGCGTGACGGGCGGGCCCGCCCGGGTCGTCCTCGTCGGCGTCCGCGGCTTCGGGGCCGTGCACGCGGCCCGGATCGCCGGGCTGCAGCAGCAGGGGCGGGTCGAGCTGGTGGCCTGCGTCGACCCGGTCGTGGTGGCCGACCCGCCGGTCGCGCACGGGGTCCCGCTGCACCCCGACCTGCCCGCGGCCCTGGCCGTCGCCGGCCCGGTCGACGTCGTCGTGGTGGCCGCACCGCTGGGCGAGCACTTCGTCCTGGCCGAGACCGCCCTGCGGGCGGGCGCGGACGTGCTGCTGGAGAAGCCGCCGGTCGCCTCGCTCGACGACTTCGCCCGGCTGCTCGCCACGGAGACCGCCACCGGCCGGGTGGTGCAGGTCGGCTTCCAGAGCCTGGGCTCGGACGGGTTGGAGGCCTTCGCCGCGGACGCGTTCGAGATCGGCGCGGTCACCCACGTCGGTGCCGTCGGGGCCTGGTCGCGCCCGCGCGCCTACTGGGAGCGCTCGCCCTGGGCCGGCCACCGCAGCCTGGACGGCCGCGCCGTCGTCGACGGGGTCGCCACCAACCCGCTCGCGCACGCCGTGGCCACCGCCCTGGCCCTGGTGCGCGCCCGCACCGTCGACGACGTGCGGGCGGTCGACGTGGACCTGTACCGGGCGAACGCCATCGAGAGCGACGACACCTCCGTGGTCCGCGTCCACACCACCGGCGGGCGGACGGTCACCTGCGCGCTGACCCTGTGCGCGCCCGTGCAGCGGGAGCCGGTGCTGCACGTGCACGGCCCCGGCGGGTCGGCCGACTACCGCTACACCACCGACGAGGTGGTCGTCCACGGACCCGACGGACCCCGGACCCAGGTCCTCGGCCGCGAGGACCTGCTGGAGAACCTGCTCGCGCACCGCCGCACGGGTGAGCCGCTGCGGGTCCCGCTGGTCAGCACGGGGGCGTTCATGCGGGTGCTGGCCGCGGTGGCCGACGCCGACGACCCCGTCCGCATCGACCCGCGAGCCATCCGCTGGGTGGGCGAGGGGCCGGACCGGTACCCCGTCGTCGACGACGTGGAGCACTGGCTGGAGCGGGCGGCCTCCACCGGCCGCACCTTCCGGGAGCTCGGGGTGCCCTGGGCGCACGCCGGCCGCGACCGCGTGCTGGTGCGGCTCCGGGTCGAGGGCCACCGCGTCGCCGACTACCACGACGGGGCCGGCACGCTGCCGACCTCCACCCCACGGCCGGTGCTGCACCCGGTCTCGACGCTCACCGGGGTGCGGGTGTCCGCGCAGCACCCGGCCGACCACGACTGGCACACCGGTGTCGGGCTGGCCGTCCCCGACGTCGACGGCACCAACCTCTGGGGCGGTGGCACCTACGTGCACGGCCAGGGCTACCGGCTGCTGGACGACCACGGCCGGGTCGACGGTGAGCCCCCGCTGGTCACCGACGGCGGGTTCCGCCAGCGGCTGGCGTGGCGGAGCCGCGACGGCGCCGTGCTGCTCGAGGAGCAGCGGACGGTCCGCTGGGGGCCCCTCGACGGCCGGGCCTGGCACCTCCACCTCGGCACGGTGCTGCGCGCCGGGCGCGGCGCGACGGTGGGCTCGCCGGGCAGCAAGGGCCGCCCCGACGGCGGCTACGGCGGCTTCTTCTGGCGGTTCCCGGCCTGCGCGGACGTCGACGTCCTCACCGCCGACGCCCGGGGCGAGCAGGCGGTGCAGGGCACCGTCAGCCCCTGGGTGGCGTGGGCGGCCGACTTCACGGCCGCCCCCGGGGTCAGCGGCCCGGCGACGGTGGTGCTGTCCTCCCCGTCGGCCGCCGACGCGGGGGACCCCTGGTTCGTCCGGGTCCGCGACTACCCCGGGCTCGGCTCCGCCCTCGCCTGGCGGGACCCGGTGGTGCTGCCCCCGGGCGGCGAGCTCGCCCGGCGGTTCGACGTCGCCGTCGTCGACGGCCGGCTGAGCCCCGCCGAGGCCGCCGACGTGGCCGCCGCGCTGGTCGGGGTGCGGGCATGACCGGGCTCGCACCCGCCGTCGTCACGACGTCGGCCGACCACGCCGAGAAGCGGCGCCGGCTGCTGGCGGTCCTGGACGGCACGGGCGCCGAGGCGCTGGCGCTGACCGGTTCGACGGCGCTGGCCTGGTACCTCGACGGGGCGCGCAGCCACGTCAGCCTGGCCGCCGACCCGGTGCTCGCCGTCCGGGTCAGCCGGGACGCCGACGAGGTCCTGCTCACGAGCAACGAGACGGCCCGGCTGGTCCGCGAGGAGCTGCCCGGCTGGCTGACCGTCTGCGAGCGGCCCTGGTACGCGGGGCGGCCCGACCTCCACGCGCGGCCCGAGACCGCCCTGGCCGACGCCCTGCTGCGGGCCCGCTCGCCGCTGCTGCCGGTCGAGACCGAGCGGTTCGCCCGGCTGGGCGCCGACGCGGCGACCGCCCTGACCGACGTCCTCGCCGTCGCGGAGCCGTCCTGGACCGAGCGCCGGCTGGCGGGCGAGGTCGCCCGGGCCGTCGTGGAGCGCGGGGCCGACCCCCTGGTCGTCCTCGTCGGCGGCGAGGACCGTGCCCACCTGCCCCACCCGCTGCCCACCGGCGGCCCGCTGGGCCGCCGGGTCCTGGTCGTGCTGTGCGCCCGGCGGCACGGGCTGGTGGTGAACCTGAGCCGGGCCCTCGCCTTCGGAGACCTCGACGCGGCCGAGCGGGACGTCCAGGACCGGGTGCTCGCCGTGGAGCAGGCCGCCCTCGACGCGCTGGCCCCCGGGGTCACGCTGGCGGAGGTCCTGGGGGTGGTCGGCCGGGCCTACGCCACCCAGGGTTTCGGCGCCGACCACTGGCGCGGGCACCACCAGGGCGGCGTCGCCGGCTACGCCGGCCGGGACCCGCGCGCCACCCCCGACTGCTCCTTCTCCGTCGCGGTCGGCCAGGCCTTCGCCTGGAACCCGTGGGTGCCCGGGGGGAAGGTCGAGGACACCGTGCTGCTGGGCGACGACGGCCTGGAGGTGCTCAGCGTCGACCCGCGCTGGCCGTCCGTCCGGGTCGGCGGCCGCCGCCGGCCCGTCGTCTGGGAGCGCTGACCCGCCAGCGGGCCCGCCCCACCACCCACGCCGCCCCCGGGCGGCCGAGAGGACACGCGACACCATGAGCACCATCGCCTTCGTCGGGCTCGGCATCATGGGCGGCCCGATGGCCGCCCACCTCGTGCGCGCCGGCCACACCGTGCGGGGCGTCAACCGCAGCCCCGCGGCCGTCCAGCGGCTGGTCGAGGCCGGCGGCCAGGACGGCGGCAGCGTCGCGGAGGCCGTCCGGGACGCCGACGTGGTCATCACCATGGTCCCGGACTCCCCGGACGTCGAGGCCGTGGCGCTCGGCCCGGACGGGATCTACGCCCACGCCCGCCCCGGGGCGCTGCACGTCGACATGTCCTCGATCCGCCCGGACGTGGCCGTCGGCCTGGCCGCGACCGGGGCGGCGGCCGGCGTCCGGGTGCTCGACGCCCCCGTGAGCGGCGGGCAGGCGGGCGCCCAGGAGGCCACGCTCTCGATCATGGTCGGCGGCGAGGTGGACGCCTTCGCCGCGGCCCGGCCGCTGCTCGAGGTGATGGGCAGCACCGTCGTCCACGTCGGTCCGGCCGGCTCCGGCCAGACGGTCAAGGCGGCCAACCAGCTGGTGGTGGGCGGCACCTACCAGCTGCTCGCCGAGGCGATCGTCTTCCTGCGCGCCCACGGTGTCGACGACGAGGCGGCGCTCCGGGTGCTGGCCGGCGGCCTCGCGGGGAGCACTGTGCTGGACCGCAAGGGCGCCGCCATGCTGGCCGGCCGCTTCGAGCCGGGGTTCCGGGTGGACCTGCACCACAAGGACATGGGCATCGTCACCGCCGCGGCCCGGGAGCAGGGCGTCGCCCTGCCCCTCGGGGCGCTGACCGCCCAGCTGATCGGCGCCCTCCGCGCCCAGGGCGACGGCGGGCTCGACCACTCCGCCCTGCTGCGCGGCGTCGAGCGGCTGTCCGGCCGCCCGGTGAGCGGGGACTGAGCCCCCGCGGCCTGAGCCCGTCGACGGCCCTTCGACGGGCCCGGGGATGGGCGGCGGCCCCTTCGACCCGCCGGGGAGCGGTGGTCAGCTGGGGGTGACCGCCACCTCCACGACGGCCCAGGACAGCGCCGGCAGCGTCACCGCGAGCGCGCCGTCCTCGAGGACCGCGCCGTCCCAGTCGACGAGGCCGACCGGCGAGGCGTCGGCGGTGTTCGCGCTGAAGCGGTCACCGCCCTCCGGCGTCGCGAGCACCCGGGCCGACACGACCTGGTCGGCCGTGAAGCCGTGCAGGGGCACCGTGACCTCGGCGGCCTCGTCGAGGCTGCGGTTGGCCAGGAAGAGGGCGATCCGGCCGGTCGCCGCGTCCCAGGTCGCGCTGGCGTCGACCAGGTCGGCCTCGCCGTACCGGGCGGTGGTGTAGTGGTCGGACGTGACGGACAGCCGCAGGATCTCCCCGGACGCCGTCTGCGCCATCGCGGCGAACGGGTAGAAGATCGTCTGCCGCCAGGCGGGGCCGCCCTCCTGGGTGCGGACCAGGCCGAGCAGGTTGACCAGCTGCGCCTGGTTGGCGATCTTGACCCGGTCCCCGTGCCGGAGCAGCGAGTTGAGCAGGGTGCCGACGACGACGGCCTCGGTCACGTCGTAGTCGCCCTCGCCGATCGGCGGGTGCTCGGCCCAGTTCCGGGTGATCTCGGCCTCGGTGGCGACCGGGTGCTCCGGGTCGTGCCGGTAGGACACGTTCCACTCGTCGAAGGAGAGGTTGATCGTCTTGGTGTGCCGGTCGCGCGCCCGGACGAAGTCGGCGGTCGCGACGACGGCCTCGATGAAGCGGTCCATGTCGACGCCGCTGGCCAGGAAGCTGCCGACGTCGCCGTCGGAGTCGGCGTAGTAGACGTGCAGCGAGATGTAGTCGACCAGCGCGTAGGTGTGGGTGAGGACCGTCTGCTCCCAGGCCCCGAAGGTCGGCATCGAGAGGTTGGAGCTGCCGCACGCGACCAGCTCCAGCGAGTCGTCGATCATCCGCATCGCCCGCGCGGCCTCCGCCGCCAGCCGGCCGTACTCGTCCGCGGTCTTGAAGCCGATCTGCCAGGGGCCGTCCATCTCGTTGCCGAGGCACCACAGCTTGATGCCGAAGGGCTCCTCGGCCCCGTTCCGGCGGCGCAGGTCGGAGAGCTCGGTGCCGCCGGGGTGGTTGGCGTACTCCAGCAGCGCCCGGGCCGCCGCGACGCCGCGCGTGCCGAGGTTGACCGCCTCCATGATCTCGACGTCGGCCTGCCGCGCCCAGTCGACGAACTCGTGCAGGCCGAAGGCGTTGGTCTCCAGGGTGTGCCACGCGCCGTCCAGCCGCCGCGGACGCTGCTCGACCGGCCCGACCCCGTCCTCCCAGTCGTAGCCCGAGACGAAGTTGCCGCCGGGGTAGCGGACGACGCTGACGCCCAGCTCGCGGGTGAGCTCGAGGACGTCCCGGCGCAGCCCGTCCGCGCCGGCCTCGGGATGACCGGGTTCGTAGATCCCCGTGTAGACGCAGCGGCCCATGTGCTCCACGAAGGAGCCGAAGAGCCGGCGCGGGACCGGTCCCAGGGTGAAGTCGCGGTCGACGGTGACACGTGCCTGGACCAACGGAGGTCCTTCCTCTGCGGGGTGGGACACCGACGCTAGTGCGTGCCCCCGTCGCTCCCGCCGGGCGACCCGCCGTGCAGGGGTCCCGAGCGCATAGCCCGTCGAGGCATCCCCGGTCTCCGGCGGGCGGAGCGGCGGGACTACCGTCGGTCCCCGGGGCGCTCGCCCCAGGGTCGGAGGTCAGCACGTGTCCGCAACGACGGAGCAGAACGAGAAGCACACCGCGAAGGTCGTCGGCGTCACCGTCGCGGCCGCCGTCGGCGGGTTCCTCTTCGGGTTCGACAGCTCGGTGGTGAACGGCGCCGTCGACGCCATCCAGGGCGACTTCAGGCTCAGCGACGTGCTCGTCGGGTTCTCGGTGGCCGTCGCCCTGCTGGGCTGCGCCGTCGGGGCCTGGTTCGCCGGCCAGCTGGCCGACCGGATCGGCCGCAAGAAGGTCATGCTGATCGGCGCCGTGCTGTTCCTCGCCTCCGCCTTCGGCGCGGGGCTGGCCACCGGGGTCGTGTCGCTGATCATCTGGCGGATCATCGGCGGCCTGGGGATCGGCATCGCCTCCGTGATCGCCCCCGCCTACATCGCCGAGATCGCGCCGGCGCGCTACCGCGGGGCGCTCGCCTCGACCCAGCAGCTGGCGATCACGCTGGGCATCTTCGCCGCGCTGCTCTCCGACGCACTGCTGCAGGACGCCGCCGGGGGCGCGTCCGAGCAGCTGTGGTTCGGGCTGCAGGCCTGGCGCTGGATGTTCCTGGTCGGCGCGGTGCCGGCCGTGGTCTACGGGCTGCTGTCGCTCACGATCCCCGAGTCGCCCCGGTACCTGGTGGCCAAGGACCTCGACGACGAGGCGGCCGACGTGCTCAGCCGGGTCACCGGCGAACGGCACCCCGCCGAGCGGATCAAGGAGATCCGGATCACCCTGCGGCGGGAGTCGAAGTCGTCCTTCCGGGACGTCCGCGGCGACCGCGGCGGGCTGCATCCGCTCGTCTGGGTGGGCATCGGTCTGGCCGCGCTGCAGCAGCTGGTCGGCATCAACGCGATCTTCTACTACTCGACCACCCTGTGGCGCTCGGTCGGGTTCACCGAGGACCAGTCCTTCACCACCTCGGTGATCACCGCCGTCATCAACGTGGTGATGACCTTCGTGGCCATCCTCTTCGTCGACCGGCTCGGCCGCCGCAAGCTGCTGATGAGCGGCTCGGCCGGCATGTTCGTCGGCCTGCTGATGGCGTGCCTGGCCTTCACCCAGCAGCAGGGGAGCGGTGACGACGTCACCCTGCCCGGCAACTGGGGGGTCGTCGCCCTCATCGGCGCCAACCTGTTCGTCGTCTGCTTCGCTGCCACCTGGGGCCCGATCATGTGGGTGATGCTCGGCGAGATGTTCCCGAACCGGATGCGCGCCGTCGCCCTCGGGCTGTGCACGGCGGTCAACTGGGTCGCCAACTTCGCCGTCTCCCTGCTGTTCCCCGAGCTGGCCCGGTCGGTGGGTCTCGGCTGGATCTACGGCGGGTTCGCCTTCTTCGCCCTCGTCTCCTTCGTCTTCGTCCGCACTCTCGTGCCCGAGACGAAGGGCATGGAGCTGGAGGACATGCAGGGCAGCACCAACCGGACCCGCGCGGAGGTCTGAGGGGCGGGAGCCGGCGGGTGACCAGCCCTCCTGCACCCCGTCGGTGACGGTGCGCCCCGTGCACCGGGTGCAGCAGCGCGTCCGGG
The window above is part of the Friedmanniella luteola genome. Proteins encoded here:
- a CDS encoding M24 family metallopeptidase: MTGLAPAVVTTSADHAEKRRRLLAVLDGTGAEALALTGSTALAWYLDGARSHVSLAADPVLAVRVSRDADEVLLTSNETARLVREELPGWLTVCERPWYAGRPDLHARPETALADALLRARSPLLPVETERFARLGADAATALTDVLAVAEPSWTERRLAGEVARAVVERGADPLVVLVGGEDRAHLPHPLPTGGPLGRRVLVVLCARRHGLVVNLSRALAFGDLDAAERDVQDRVLAVEQAALDALAPGVTLAEVLGVVGRAYATQGFGADHWRGHHQGGVAGYAGRDPRATPDCSFSVAVGQAFAWNPWVPGGKVEDTVLLGDDGLEVLSVDPRWPSVRVGGRRRPVVWER
- a CDS encoding 2-hydroxy-3-oxopropionate reductase, translating into MSTIAFVGLGIMGGPMAAHLVRAGHTVRGVNRSPAAVQRLVEAGGQDGGSVAEAVRDADVVITMVPDSPDVEAVALGPDGIYAHARPGALHVDMSSIRPDVAVGLAATGAAAGVRVLDAPVSGGQAGAQEATLSIMVGGEVDAFAAARPLLEVMGSTVVHVGPAGSGQTVKAANQLVVGGTYQLLAEAIVFLRAHGVDDEAALRVLAGGLAGSTVLDRKGAAMLAGRFEPGFRVDLHHKDMGIVTAAAREQGVALPLGALTAQLIGALRAQGDGGLDHSALLRGVERLSGRPVSGD
- a CDS encoding alpha-N-arabinofuranosidase, producing MVQARVTVDRDFTLGPVPRRLFGSFVEHMGRCVYTGIYEPGHPEAGADGLRRDVLELTRELGVSVVRYPGGNFVSGYDWEDGVGPVEQRPRRLDGAWHTLETNAFGLHEFVDWARQADVEIMEAVNLGTRGVAAARALLEYANHPGGTELSDLRRRNGAEEPFGIKLWCLGNEMDGPWQIGFKTADEYGRLAAEAARAMRMIDDSLELVACGSSNLSMPTFGAWEQTVLTHTYALVDYISLHVYYADSDGDVGSFLASGVDMDRFIEAVVATADFVRARDRHTKTINLSFDEWNVSYRHDPEHPVATEAEITRNWAEHPPIGEGDYDVTEAVVVGTLLNSLLRHGDRVKIANQAQLVNLLGLVRTQEGGPAWRQTIFYPFAAMAQTASGEILRLSVTSDHYTTARYGEADLVDASATWDAATGRIALFLANRSLDEAAEVTVPLHGFTADQVVSARVLATPEGGDRFSANTADASPVGLVDWDGAVLEDGALAVTLPALSWAVVEVAVTPS
- a CDS encoding sugar porter family MFS transporter, translated to MSATTEQNEKHTAKVVGVTVAAAVGGFLFGFDSSVVNGAVDAIQGDFRLSDVLVGFSVAVALLGCAVGAWFAGQLADRIGRKKVMLIGAVLFLASAFGAGLATGVVSLIIWRIIGGLGIGIASVIAPAYIAEIAPARYRGALASTQQLAITLGIFAALLSDALLQDAAGGASEQLWFGLQAWRWMFLVGAVPAVVYGLLSLTIPESPRYLVAKDLDDEAADVLSRVTGERHPAERIKEIRITLRRESKSSFRDVRGDRGGLHPLVWVGIGLAALQQLVGINAIFYYSTTLWRSVGFTEDQSFTTSVITAVINVVMTFVAILFVDRLGRRKLLMSGSAGMFVGLLMACLAFTQQQGSGDDVTLPGNWGVVALIGANLFVVCFAATWGPIMWVMLGEMFPNRMRAVALGLCTAVNWVANFAVSLLFPELARSVGLGWIYGGFAFFALVSFVFVRTLVPETKGMELEDMQGSTNRTRAEV